A portion of the Rhinolophus sinicus isolate RSC01 linkage group LG03, ASM3656204v1, whole genome shotgun sequence genome contains these proteins:
- the CHGA gene encoding chromogranin-A, producing MRSAAVLALLLCAGQVTALPVNSPMNKGDTEVMKCIVEVISDTLSKPSPMPVSQECVETLRGDERILSILRHQNLLKELQDLALQGAKERAHEQKKHSSFEDELSEVLEKHNSQAELKEGTEEVPSKDAAEKRGDANEVETNAEDTDGARPQVSPEPGQGSEVEEEAANTHPPASLPSQRHPGPQVEGASEGPSQGLVDKEKSLGAEQGQQARREEDEEAAEAGEKVVPEEDGPTAVLNPHPSLGYKETQSGWSEAMAVDGAGKTGAEEAQPPEGKGERERSRQEEEEMAEAPQGPFRGGKSGPLAQEEEERLSEEWEDAKRWSKMDQLANELTAEKRLDREDEEDDPDRSMKLSFRDQGYGFRGPGMQLRRGWRPSSREDSVEAGLPLQARGYPEEKKEEEGSANRRPEDQELESLSAIEAELEKVAHQLQALRQG from the exons GTGATGAAGTGCATCGTTGAGGTCATCTCTGACACACTGTCCAAGCCCAGCCCCATGCCTGTGAGCCAGGAGTGTGTGGAGACACTCCGAGGAG ATGAACGGATCCTCTCAATCCTGCGACATCAGAATTTGCTGAAAGAGCTCCAAGACCTTGCTCTCCAAG GTGCCAAGGAGAGGGCCCATGAGCAGAAGAAACACAGCAGTTTTGAAGATGAACTCTCAGAGGTTCTTGAGAAGCACAACAGCCAGGCCGAGCTAAAGG AGGGGACAGAAGAGGTGCCCTCCAAAGATGCTGCGGAGAAAAGAGGAGATGCTAATGAGGTGGAGACGAACGCCGAAGATACAGATGGAGCCAGGCCCCAGGTCTCCCCAGAGCCCGGGCAGGGGTCCGAGGTGGAGGAGGAAGCTGCCAACACTCACCCTCCAGCCAGCCTCCCCAGCCAGAGACACCCAGGCCCACAGGTCGAGGGGGCCAGCGAGGGCCCCTCCCAGGGTCTGGTGGACAAAGAGAAGAGCCTGGGTGCAGAGCAAGGGCAGCAGGCCAGGAGAGAAGAGGACGAGGAGGCCGCAGAGGCTGGAGAGAAGGTCGTCCCCGAGGAAGACGGCCCTACCGCCGTCCTTAACCCCCACCCGAGCCTCGGCTACAAGGAGACCCAGAGCG GTTGGTCCGAGGCTATGGCTGTGGATGGAGCCGGGAAGACTGGGGCTGAGGAAGCTCAGCCCCCCGAAGGGAAGGGGGAGCGGGAGCGGTCccggcaggaggaggaggagatggcagAGGCCCCTCAAGGCCCCTTCCGGGGCGGGAAGAGCGGGCCGCTGgcgcaggaggaggaggagcgaCTCTCCGAGGAGTGGGAAGATGCCAAGCGATGGAGCAAGATGGACCAGCTGGCCAACGAGCTGACGGCCGAGAAGCGGCTGGACagggaggacgaggaggacgacCCTGACCGCTCCATGAAGCTCTCCTTCCGGGATCAGGGCTACGGCTTCAGGGGCCCAGGGATGCAGCTGCGACGAGGCTGGAGGCCGTCCTCCCGCGAGGACAGTGTGGAGGCAGGCCTGCCCCTCCAGGCGCGTGGCTacccagaggagaagaaagaggaggagggcagCGCCAACCGCAGACCAGAG GACCAGGAACTGGAGAGCCTGTCGGCCATAGAGGCAGAGCTGGAGAAGGTGGCCCACCAGCTACAGGCCCTTAGGCAGGGCTGA